From the Leucobacter tenebrionis genome, one window contains:
- a CDS encoding tripartite tricarboxylate transporter TctB family protein, whose product MTTTTRDRAKSRPRTIRWGDLLVAAIGLGIAAVLFAGVATMEVRGQSVPGPQFFPLIVAILLAAVSGFLLLRAAIPAKRVEEHDDIRPDISREMLIDVSHTSTQLIDLERDHQRESEADAAGSAAGDDSPGDLDWRALLIAAASMAGFIVLLPVLGWIISCTLLFAGVTLAFGSKRIWFNLAIGLFIGALVQLVFSGLLGLALPAGFIGGI is encoded by the coding sequence GTGACCACCACGACCAGGGACCGCGCGAAGTCGCGGCCTCGCACAATCAGATGGGGCGACCTGCTGGTCGCCGCCATCGGGCTCGGGATCGCCGCTGTGCTGTTCGCGGGCGTTGCCACCATGGAGGTGCGCGGGCAGTCGGTCCCCGGCCCCCAGTTCTTCCCCCTCATCGTGGCGATCCTTCTTGCCGCCGTGAGCGGGTTCCTGCTGCTGCGCGCGGCGATTCCCGCGAAGCGGGTCGAGGAGCACGACGACATCCGCCCCGACATCTCGCGGGAGATGCTCATCGACGTCTCTCACACCAGCACCCAGCTCATTGACCTGGAGCGCGACCACCAGCGCGAGTCGGAGGCCGACGCCGCGGGGTCCGCCGCGGGCGACGACAGTCCCGGCGATCTCGACTGGAGGGCGCTGCTCATCGCCGCCGCCTCTATGGCCGGATTCATCGTCCTCCTGCCGGTGCTCGGGTGGATCATCAGCTGCACGCTGCTGTTCGCGGGGGTGACCCTCGCGTTCGGCTCGAAGCGGATCTGGTTCAACCTCGCCATCGGCCTCTTCATCGGGGCACTGGTGCAGCTCGTCTTCAGCGGTCTGCTCGGCCTCGCGCTGCCGGCCGGCTTCATCGGAGGGATTTAG
- a CDS encoding tripartite tricarboxylate transporter permease, translated as MEQLDLLMQGFASAITPMNMLWVLIGAVMGTAVGVLPGLGSSMAVALLLPVTFSLDPVAAFIMFAGIYFGGMFGDSTAAILLNTPGQSSAIASTFEGHRLAKSGRAGQALATAAIGAFVGGLLATILTVFLIPYLTKLATIFGPAEYFALAVFAFLAVSSVVSESVVKGLIALGIGLALTLVGIDGPSGTERFTFGVPDLLDGFSIVTITVGLLALGEVLSVASKARSGAHQKLQQQRRVFLPWSDFKSTLPAWLRGTAFGLPFGIIPAGGAEVPTFLAYGTEKSLAKRRGDTTFGTTGSLRGLAAPEAAGNATTGTAMGTLLALGLPVSTTAAIMLAAFQQYGLQPGPLLFTNNADLVWTLLASLFIGLVVLLALNLFLAGWWGKLLDVPEHYLYAGITVLAMLGVYAVGSSVTDLWVLFAVGVLGFVMRRYRVPLAPVMIAVVLGPLAETELRRALAVSEGDVSVLWGSPFTIGLYSLLAIALIVSAVQHLRARRRAALAAKTEAIRVVATETEDAR; from the coding sequence ATGGAACAGCTCGACCTGCTGATGCAGGGATTCGCGTCGGCGATCACGCCGATGAACATGCTCTGGGTTCTGATCGGCGCCGTTATGGGGACGGCCGTGGGGGTGCTGCCCGGCCTCGGCTCGTCGATGGCCGTGGCGCTGCTGCTGCCGGTCACCTTCAGTCTCGACCCGGTCGCGGCGTTCATCATGTTCGCGGGCATTTACTTCGGCGGCATGTTTGGCGACTCGACCGCGGCGATCCTGCTCAACACCCCGGGGCAGTCGTCGGCGATCGCGTCGACGTTCGAAGGGCACCGCCTCGCCAAGAGCGGGAGGGCGGGGCAGGCGCTCGCGACCGCGGCGATCGGCGCGTTCGTGGGCGGCCTGCTGGCCACGATCCTCACGGTCTTCCTCATCCCCTATCTCACGAAGCTGGCGACGATCTTCGGCCCGGCCGAGTACTTCGCGCTCGCGGTGTTCGCGTTCCTCGCGGTCTCGAGCGTGGTATCGGAATCGGTCGTCAAGGGGCTCATCGCTCTCGGCATCGGCCTCGCACTGACGCTCGTGGGCATCGACGGTCCCTCGGGCACCGAGCGGTTCACGTTCGGCGTGCCCGACCTGCTGGACGGCTTCTCGATCGTCACGATCACCGTCGGACTCCTCGCCCTCGGCGAGGTGCTGAGCGTGGCGTCGAAGGCCCGCAGCGGAGCGCATCAGAAGCTTCAGCAGCAGAGGCGCGTGTTCCTGCCGTGGAGCGACTTCAAGTCGACGCTGCCGGCGTGGCTGCGCGGAACCGCCTTCGGGCTCCCGTTCGGTATCATCCCCGCGGGCGGAGCGGAGGTGCCCACGTTCCTCGCATATGGCACCGAGAAGTCGCTCGCGAAGCGCCGCGGCGACACGACCTTCGGCACCACCGGCTCGCTGCGCGGTCTGGCGGCACCCGAGGCTGCGGGCAACGCGACGACTGGCACCGCGATGGGAACGCTGCTCGCGCTCGGCCTGCCCGTGTCTACGACCGCGGCGATCATGCTGGCGGCCTTCCAGCAGTACGGCCTGCAGCCCGGCCCGCTGCTGTTCACAAACAACGCCGATCTGGTGTGGACGCTGCTCGCCTCCCTGTTCATCGGACTCGTGGTGCTGCTGGCGCTCAACCTCTTCCTCGCCGGCTGGTGGGGCAAGCTGCTCGATGTGCCGGAGCACTACCTGTACGCCGGCATCACCGTTCTCGCCATGCTCGGCGTCTACGCCGTCGGCTCTTCGGTGACCGACCTCTGGGTGCTGTTCGCGGTCGGAGTGCTCGGCTTCGTGATGCGGCGCTACCGCGTGCCGCTCGCCCCGGTCATGATCGCGGTCGTGCTGGGACCGCTCGCGGAGACTGAGCTGCGCCGAGCGCTCGCCGTCTCCGAAGGCGACGTGTCGGTGCTCTGGGGCTCGCCGTTCACCATCGGCCTCTACAGCCTGCTGGCGATCGCGCTGATCGTCTCGGCCGTGCAACACCTGCGCGCCCGCCGGCGCGCGGCGCTCGCCGCGAAGACGGAAGCGATCCGGGTGGTCGCGACCGAGACCGAGGACGCACGCTAG
- the purE gene encoding 5-(carboxyamino)imidazole ribonucleotide mutase: protein MSETAAPLVGVIMGSDSDFSVMADAVQVLKDFGIAHEVEVVSAHRTPEKMVSYAREAAGRGLRVIIAGAGGAAHLPGMVASMTTLPVVGVPVPLAKLDGLDSLLSIVQMPGGIPVATVSIGGAKNAGLLAARILGASDPDLARQLDAYAQQLTDMVETKNAALQARIAAE from the coding sequence ATGAGCGAGACCGCAGCGCCCCTCGTCGGCGTGATCATGGGCAGTGACAGCGACTTCTCGGTGATGGCCGATGCGGTGCAGGTGCTGAAGGACTTCGGCATCGCGCACGAGGTCGAGGTGGTGAGCGCGCACCGCACCCCCGAGAAGATGGTGAGTTACGCGCGCGAGGCCGCGGGCCGGGGCCTGCGCGTGATCATCGCCGGGGCCGGCGGCGCGGCGCACCTTCCCGGCATGGTGGCCTCGATGACCACTCTGCCCGTCGTGGGCGTGCCGGTGCCGCTCGCGAAACTCGACGGGCTCGACTCGCTGCTGTCGATCGTGCAGATGCCCGGCGGCATTCCCGTGGCGACGGTCAGCATCGGCGGGGCGAAGAACGCCGGTCTGCTCGCAGCGCGCATCCTGGGCGCGAGCGACCCCGATCTCGCGCGGCAGCTGGATGCCTATGCTCAGCAGCTCACCGACATGGTGGAGACCAAGAACGCGGCCTTGCAGGCTCGTATCGCGGCCGAATAG
- a CDS encoding MFS transporter, with product MAGADGEDLRAEAGSPRYRRALIALFCAGLATFAQMYSPQGILPDLARDFGISAGQSSWAVGAATIGVAIGVLPWARLSDRIGRVRAMRIAMASAMVVGLATPFIPSFAWFIAARFTEGLLLAGLAAIAVTAIGETVHPRALGSAVGTYIAGTTIGGLVGRILAAVVADHGDWRWGMSTVAVLAAAATVVFLVRIPPTAVPARGGLPILAATLANLRTPGVMVLVAQAFLLMGGFVATYNYLAFRLQHEPFGLSLAQTAWIFLAYLAGAASSRWVWGVTRRIPPTGTLVGCAGIMLAGLALTLSSVLPVVVVGLVLFTGAFFAAHTIASGLINRRAGAGRSLAPPLYNLGYYAGSSVLGWLGGLAFGAGGWWATVGFVAAATALAAFIAWWYARSRGGIAAVDDPRR from the coding sequence GTGGCGGGAGCCGACGGCGAAGATCTCCGTGCCGAGGCCGGCAGCCCGCGCTATCGCCGCGCCCTGATCGCTCTCTTCTGCGCGGGTCTCGCGACCTTCGCGCAGATGTATTCCCCGCAGGGCATACTGCCGGATCTGGCCCGCGACTTCGGCATCTCGGCCGGGCAGTCGTCGTGGGCCGTGGGAGCCGCGACGATCGGGGTGGCGATCGGCGTGCTGCCCTGGGCGAGGCTCTCCGACCGCATCGGGCGGGTGCGGGCGATGCGGATCGCGATGGCCTCGGCCATGGTCGTGGGGCTGGCGACCCCGTTCATCCCGAGCTTTGCGTGGTTCATCGCGGCGCGCTTCACGGAGGGGCTGCTGCTGGCCGGTCTCGCGGCGATCGCGGTGACCGCCATCGGGGAGACGGTGCATCCGCGAGCGCTCGGCTCGGCGGTGGGCACCTATATCGCGGGCACCACGATCGGCGGGCTGGTCGGCCGTATTCTCGCGGCGGTGGTGGCGGATCACGGCGACTGGCGGTGGGGCATGAGCACGGTCGCGGTGCTCGCCGCCGCAGCCACGGTCGTGTTCCTCGTGCGGATCCCGCCCACCGCCGTCCCCGCTCGCGGCGGGCTGCCGATCCTCGCCGCGACCCTCGCCAATCTGCGCACGCCGGGTGTGATGGTGCTCGTGGCGCAGGCCTTTCTGCTGATGGGCGGCTTCGTCGCGACGTACAACTACCTCGCCTTCCGGCTGCAGCACGAGCCGTTCGGGCTCTCGCTCGCGCAGACGGCGTGGATCTTCCTGGCGTATCTCGCGGGCGCCGCGTCTTCGCGCTGGGTGTGGGGCGTTACGCGGCGGATCCCTCCGACCGGCACGCTCGTCGGCTGCGCGGGCATCATGCTCGCCGGGCTCGCGCTGACTCTTTCGAGCGTGCTGCCGGTGGTGGTCGTCGGCCTCGTGCTCTTCACCGGGGCATTCTTCGCCGCGCACACGATCGCGAGCGGGCTCATCAATCGGCGCGCCGGGGCCGGGCGCAGCCTCGCGCCGCCGCTCTACAACCTCGGCTACTACGCCGGTTCGAGCGTGCTCGGGTGGCTCGGCGGCCTCGCGTTCGGCGCCGGAGGATGGTGGGCGACCGTGGGGTTCGTCGCGGCGGCGACCGCGCTCGCGGCGTTCATCGCGTGGTGGTACGCGCGGTCGAGGGGCGGGATCGCCGCCGTCGACGACCCCCGGCGCTGA
- a CDS encoding glycosyltransferase family protein: MATLTLIAEPFPDWEAPAQSAAARELADAVAATAPRSCSARFLVARGGDQPEFRSPLIRVDQLPIRASMLPYVWQSGTTARPLDGEFVHALTPMLPLRSRGDDDGSQTSVTIPHILAWEAPSLLGSTQARLFRAFTRRAVKLADVLLTPTHATARVLQRQYGEHLPVQVLPLSPPAEYLAGDDAADRRAALELPERYALTTAMPGEFGRLEWLFDALRADPSLPTLVVLDGLDPRPPANGKEKEQRVSEVAVPAELQNRVLVVKPRELADVGAVLGGASVLLQPQTYSDTGYTVLGALSAGVPVLHADQEATAELVLDAGVAAEEPGPFAAEYSRLFRDSDALAQLSVLARDRGRSFSWRSAAWQLWETHANL, from the coding sequence ATGGCTACGCTGACCCTTATCGCAGAGCCCTTCCCCGACTGGGAGGCCCCCGCGCAGTCGGCTGCGGCGCGCGAGCTCGCAGACGCGGTCGCCGCCACCGCCCCGCGCAGCTGCAGCGCCCGCTTCCTCGTCGCCCGCGGCGGCGACCAGCCAGAGTTCCGCTCACCGCTGATCCGCGTCGACCAGCTGCCGATCCGGGCGAGCATGCTGCCCTACGTCTGGCAGAGCGGCACGACGGCCCGCCCGCTCGACGGCGAGTTCGTGCACGCCCTCACCCCGATGCTCCCGCTGCGCTCCCGCGGCGATGACGACGGCTCGCAGACCTCGGTCACAATTCCGCACATCCTCGCATGGGAGGCGCCGTCGCTGCTCGGCAGCACCCAGGCACGGCTCTTCAGGGCGTTCACGCGCCGCGCCGTCAAACTCGCCGACGTGCTGCTCACTCCGACGCACGCCACCGCGCGCGTGCTGCAGCGCCAGTACGGCGAGCACCTGCCCGTGCAGGTGCTCCCCCTCTCGCCGCCCGCTGAATACCTGGCAGGCGACGACGCGGCCGACCGGCGTGCCGCGCTCGAGCTCCCCGAGCGCTACGCGCTGACCACCGCGATGCCCGGCGAGTTCGGCCGCCTCGAGTGGCTGTTCGACGCGCTGCGCGCCGATCCCTCGCTCCCGACGCTGGTCGTGCTCGACGGGCTCGATCCCAGGCCCCCGGCGAACGGGAAGGAGAAGGAGCAGCGGGTCTCCGAAGTCGCCGTGCCTGCTGAGCTGCAGAACCGGGTGCTGGTGGTCAAGCCCCGCGAGCTCGCGGACGTCGGCGCCGTGCTCGGCGGGGCCTCTGTGCTGCTGCAGCCGCAGACCTACTCCGATACCGGATACACCGTGCTCGGTGCGCTCAGCGCCGGCGTGCCCGTGCTGCACGCCGACCAGGAGGCGACGGCCGAACTGGTGCTCGACGCCGGTGTTGCAGCCGAGGAGCCGGGCCCCTTCGCCGCCGAGTACAGTCGGCTCTTCCGCGACTCGGACGCACTCGCTCAGCTCTCGGTGCTCGCCCGCGACCGCGGCCGCAGCTTCAGCTGGCGCAGCGCGGCCTGGCAGCTGTGGGAGACGCACGCCAACCTCTGA
- the galE gene encoding UDP-glucose 4-epimerase GalE has product MRVLLTGGAGYIGSHTALVLLERGHEVVVLDDFSNSSPEAVRRVEQLTEREIPIIEADLADREAAAAALAGVDFEAVIHFAGLKSVGESVVQPTRYYRVNIDSTLVLLDLMRERGVEKLVFSSSATVYGDPETAPIDESHRAGVGLTNPYGWSKFMNEQIIRDTHTAWPELAAVLLRYFNPVGAHPSGRIGEDPSGIPNNLMPFIAQVAVGKREKLSVFGDSYPTPDGTGVRDYIHVMDLAEGHVAALERIEAGIETYNLGSGVGSSVLEVVRAFEEASGRPVPYAVAPPRPGDVAEVVADPRRANERLGWSTTRDLAEACRDSWAWQSANPGGYGA; this is encoded by the coding sequence ATGCGTGTATTGCTGACCGGCGGCGCCGGATACATCGGTTCCCACACCGCCCTGGTGCTGCTCGAGCGCGGGCACGAGGTCGTCGTGCTCGACGATTTCTCGAACAGCAGCCCGGAAGCCGTGCGCAGGGTCGAGCAGCTGACGGAGCGCGAGATCCCGATCATCGAGGCTGATCTCGCCGACCGCGAAGCAGCCGCAGCCGCGCTCGCGGGCGTCGACTTCGAGGCCGTCATCCACTTCGCCGGGCTCAAGTCGGTCGGCGAATCGGTGGTGCAACCCACCCGCTACTACCGCGTCAACATCGACTCGACGCTCGTGCTGCTCGACCTCATGCGCGAGCGCGGCGTCGAGAAGCTGGTGTTCAGCTCGTCCGCCACGGTGTACGGCGACCCCGAGACGGCTCCCATCGACGAGTCGCATCGGGCGGGGGTGGGCCTCACCAATCCCTACGGCTGGTCGAAGTTCATGAACGAGCAGATCATCCGCGACACGCACACGGCATGGCCCGAGCTCGCGGCGGTGCTGCTGCGCTACTTCAACCCGGTCGGCGCGCACCCCTCGGGGCGCATCGGCGAGGATCCCTCGGGGATCCCGAACAACCTCATGCCGTTCATCGCGCAGGTGGCGGTCGGCAAGCGCGAGAAGCTCAGCGTGTTCGGCGACAGCTACCCGACCCCCGACGGCACCGGTGTGCGCGACTACATTCACGTGATGGATCTCGCCGAGGGGCACGTCGCAGCGCTCGAGCGCATCGAGGCGGGCATCGAGACCTACAACCTCGGCTCCGGCGTCGGATCGAGCGTGCTCGAGGTGGTGCGGGCCTTCGAGGAGGCCTCCGGGCGGCCGGTGCCGTACGCCGTCGCACCGCCGCGGCCGGGCGACGTCGCCGAGGTCGTGGCCGATCCCCGCCGCGCGAACGAGCGCCTCGGCTGGAGCACGACCCGTGACCTCGCCGAGGCCTGCCGGGACTCGTGGGCCTGGCAGTCGGCCAACCCGGGCGGCTACGGCGCATGA
- a CDS encoding LCP family protein — translation MSLDLERPLRNPDLSAGPLMSKRARWLVVLGFLLPGSAQVLAGSRRLGRLGLIATFVLLAGGVVALLGLLVARVATLSFFTNDIVLLVVQILLFAYAVLWLVLGIDTLRLTRLVRVPRNWRAPVAILSVILTLVPVAGAGWAGSAVGAGRSLLSGLFQGAPAVEPVDGRYNILLLGTDAGADREGLRPDSISLVSVDAKTGQSAIIGLPRELAEVPFAEGSPMQQMHPYGFGVAPNEFGDWGGCAVERCILNGVYAEGELFYPELYPDAVSRGSSPGIEATKDAVTGATGLQVQFYVLVNMDAFESLIDALGGVTIEVPEPLPVGGRIDEYTGELVDVEWWIEPGVHTVDGYTALWFARSRYGSAGGDYARMERQRQLQAAILDQMNPSNVLLRFQEVASAGTQLVQTDIPDSMLGRFVDLASKAREHSPVNVELVPPAIDPEAPDYAAVQQLVAQGIAEASPPEESAE, via the coding sequence ATGAGCCTCGACCTCGAGCGGCCCCTGCGCAATCCCGATCTCTCAGCCGGGCCGCTGATGAGCAAGCGAGCCCGGTGGCTCGTCGTGCTCGGGTTCCTGCTGCCGGGCAGCGCGCAGGTACTCGCGGGCAGCCGCAGGCTGGGGCGGCTCGGGCTGATCGCGACCTTCGTGCTGCTCGCGGGCGGCGTTGTGGCGCTCCTCGGCCTGCTGGTGGCGAGGGTCGCGACGCTGTCGTTCTTCACGAACGACATCGTGCTGCTCGTGGTGCAGATCCTGCTGTTCGCCTACGCGGTGCTCTGGCTGGTGCTCGGGATCGACACGCTGCGCCTGACCCGGCTCGTGCGGGTGCCGCGCAACTGGCGCGCCCCGGTGGCGATCCTCTCGGTGATCCTCACCCTCGTGCCGGTCGCGGGAGCCGGCTGGGCCGGCTCGGCGGTGGGGGCGGGTCGCAGCCTGCTGAGCGGGCTCTTCCAGGGCGCCCCCGCGGTGGAACCGGTCGACGGCCGCTACAACATCCTGCTGCTCGGCACCGACGCGGGCGCCGATCGCGAGGGGCTGCGCCCGGACAGCATCTCCCTGGTGAGCGTCGACGCGAAGACGGGCCAGTCGGCGATCATCGGCCTGCCGCGCGAACTCGCGGAGGTGCCGTTCGCCGAGGGGTCTCCCATGCAGCAGATGCACCCGTACGGATTCGGCGTCGCGCCGAACGAGTTCGGCGACTGGGGCGGCTGCGCGGTCGAGCGCTGCATCCTCAACGGCGTCTACGCCGAGGGAGAGCTGTTCTACCCCGAGCTCTACCCCGACGCGGTGTCGCGCGGCTCCTCGCCGGGCATCGAGGCGACGAAGGACGCGGTGACCGGTGCGACCGGTCTGCAGGTGCAGTTCTACGTCCTGGTGAACATGGACGCCTTCGAGAGCCTCATCGACGCGCTCGGCGGTGTGACGATCGAGGTGCCCGAGCCGCTGCCCGTGGGCGGCCGCATCGACGAGTACACGGGCGAGCTGGTCGACGTGGAGTGGTGGATCGAGCCGGGCGTGCACACCGTCGACGGCTACACCGCCCTCTGGTTCGCGCGCTCCCGCTACGGCTCGGCGGGCGGCGACTACGCGCGCATGGAGCGTCAGCGCCAGCTGCAGGCGGCGATCCTCGACCAGATGAATCCCAGCAATGTGCTGCTGCGCTTCCAGGAGGTCGCTTCGGCCGGCACGCAGCTGGTGCAGACCGACATCCCCGACTCGATGCTCGGGCGCTTCGTTGACCTCGCCTCCAAGGCTCGCGAGCACAGCCCGGTGAACGTCGAGCTGGTACCGCCCGCGATCGATCCCGAGGCCCCCGATTACGCCGCTGTGCAGCAGCTCGTGGCGCAGGGGATCGCCGAGGCGTCGCCGCCGGAGGAGTCCGCGGAGTAG
- a CDS encoding LTA synthase family protein, whose translation MTSEDRDAVPSTAPPAQGEPLSAATPAAPSRRSRLLWGVAIVGFWLLVLTGAILIGAALWVLRTFGPLSVDQLLMNIPGGEGAGGDGLVRGAVVSILLIPAGIVLVLALLCEKSRRELRRGGVLRPRCRRVLLRGIAAVLAVVVPVGGAVAFGSTIGAGAYLQSYAREASGEATLADYYVVPRYGMAANTQGGPGMRSDPSGASERRNLVVIYLESVEDSFSDDRTFEKNMLEPVQQATAGWDSIPSFRQYDGGGWTMSGIVSTQCGIPLRTAGSLADATTLNSIGADGATPESYLPGATCLGDVLAREGYRNVFMGGADASFAGKGSFLETHGYDEVHDLREWRELGETEVRDDWGLSDRRLFERAREEVTRLHEQEQPFNLTMLTLDTHEGPRVYEYCDWDTEVAMTSITSCSMQQVAGFVDYLDETGVLEDTTVVLMGDHLKMIAEGGSFWEELKDREDRTIFNRIRTPEGVEIVRDDIDQFSMYPTLIELAGIELEDHRAGVGVSALAGPEDVPPGTILDLDAQEYRALVKSRAAEFYRELWGE comes from the coding sequence GTGACGAGTGAAGACCGCGATGCCGTTCCGTCGACGGCGCCGCCCGCGCAGGGAGAACCGCTGAGCGCCGCGACTCCGGCAGCCCCGAGTCGCCGTTCGCGTCTCCTCTGGGGCGTTGCCATCGTCGGCTTCTGGCTGCTCGTGCTGACCGGGGCGATCCTGATCGGCGCGGCGCTGTGGGTGCTGCGCACGTTCGGGCCGCTCTCGGTCGACCAGCTGCTCATGAACATCCCCGGCGGCGAGGGCGCGGGCGGTGACGGGCTCGTGCGCGGCGCCGTCGTATCGATCCTGCTCATCCCGGCCGGCATCGTGCTCGTGCTCGCACTGCTGTGCGAGAAGTCGCGGCGCGAGCTGCGGCGCGGCGGAGTGCTGCGCCCCCGCTGCAGACGGGTGCTGCTGCGCGGGATCGCCGCTGTGCTGGCCGTGGTCGTGCCCGTCGGCGGCGCCGTGGCCTTCGGCTCCACCATCGGGGCGGGAGCGTACCTGCAGTCGTACGCGCGCGAGGCCTCGGGGGAGGCGACCCTCGCCGACTACTACGTCGTTCCGCGGTACGGGATGGCCGCGAACACCCAGGGCGGCCCGGGCATGCGCTCGGACCCGAGCGGAGCGTCGGAGCGACGCAACCTCGTGGTCATCTACCTCGAGTCCGTCGAGGACTCCTTCTCCGACGACCGCACCTTCGAGAAGAACATGCTCGAGCCGGTGCAGCAGGCCACCGCGGGCTGGGATTCGATCCCGAGCTTCCGGCAGTACGACGGCGGGGGCTGGACCATGTCCGGCATCGTGAGCACGCAGTGCGGGATCCCGCTGCGCACCGCCGGCTCGCTCGCGGACGCGACGACGCTCAACAGCATCGGCGCCGACGGGGCCACCCCTGAGAGCTACCTGCCGGGCGCCACCTGCCTGGGCGACGTGCTCGCGCGCGAGGGGTACCGCAACGTCTTCATGGGCGGCGCCGACGCGAGCTTCGCGGGCAAGGGCAGCTTTCTCGAGACGCACGGCTACGACGAGGTGCACGACCTGCGGGAGTGGCGCGAACTCGGCGAGACCGAGGTGCGCGACGACTGGGGGCTCTCGGACCGCCGGCTGTTCGAGCGCGCGCGTGAGGAGGTGACGCGGCTGCACGAGCAGGAGCAGCCCTTCAACCTGACCATGCTGACGCTCGACACGCACGAGGGGCCGCGCGTCTACGAGTACTGCGACTGGGACACCGAGGTGGCGATGACCTCGATCACATCGTGCTCGATGCAGCAGGTCGCCGGGTTCGTCGATTACCTCGACGAGACGGGGGTGCTCGAGGACACCACGGTCGTGCTGATGGGCGACCACCTGAAGATGATCGCCGAGGGCGGCAGCTTCTGGGAGGAGTTGAAGGATCGCGAGGATCGCACCATCTTCAACCGGATCCGGACCCCCGAGGGCGTCGAGATCGTGCGCGACGACATCGACCAGTTCAGCATGTACCCGACGCTGATCGAGCTGGCGGGCATCGAGCTCGAGGATCACCGGGCCGGTGTGGGGGTGTCGGCGCTCGCGGGGCCGGAGGACGTGCCGCCCGGCACGATCCTCGATCTCGATGCGCAGGAGTATCGCGCCCTCGTGAAGTCGCGCGCAGCGGAGTTCTACCGCGAGCTGTGGGGCGAGTGA
- a CDS encoding glycosyltransferase has protein sequence MHVTAVLVAYNRRELLRESLQALAAQSRPVDRLVVVDNASDDGSREVAAELLEPWGARARLIPLIENTGGAGGFATGIAAAVAEDDVDWVWVMDDDTVPGPDALAGALAAHERYCATGQDDLAVMGSRVVWTDGEDHPMNTPKAKIRASADERARAAEIGCMEIRSISFVSAFLRAPRVREQGLPIADYFLWNDDFEYSARLLRGARGLYVPGSVVTHKTAKRGSSDADPGPRFYYEVRNKLWVFRLSKALHGWEKLLYIGATARRWLRTFRASSDRAQLRDCLKRGWRDGWLRAPRSTREVLRDTGVPVDVMIEVERLSKPGR, from the coding sequence ATGCACGTGACGGCCGTGCTGGTCGCCTACAACCGACGCGAGCTGCTGCGGGAATCGCTTCAGGCTCTCGCGGCGCAGAGCCGTCCCGTCGACCGGCTCGTAGTGGTCGACAACGCGTCGGACGACGGATCCCGCGAGGTCGCGGCCGAGCTGCTCGAGCCGTGGGGCGCGCGGGCGCGGCTGATCCCGCTCATCGAGAACACCGGCGGGGCCGGCGGGTTCGCGACCGGCATCGCGGCCGCGGTCGCCGAGGACGATGTCGACTGGGTATGGGTGATGGATGATGACACCGTGCCCGGCCCCGACGCGCTCGCGGGCGCGCTCGCGGCTCACGAGCGGTACTGCGCGACCGGGCAGGACGACCTGGCGGTGATGGGATCCCGCGTCGTCTGGACCGACGGCGAGGATCACCCGATGAACACGCCGAAGGCGAAGATCCGGGCCTCCGCCGATGAGCGCGCCCGGGCCGCCGAGATCGGCTGCATGGAGATCCGGTCGATCTCGTTCGTCTCGGCGTTCCTCCGGGCGCCGCGGGTGCGCGAGCAGGGGCTGCCTATCGCGGACTACTTCCTGTGGAACGACGACTTCGAGTATTCGGCCCGCCTGCTGCGCGGCGCCCGGGGCCTGTACGTGCCCGGTTCGGTCGTCACGCACAAGACCGCGAAGCGGGGGTCGAGCGATGCCGATCCCGGCCCTCGGTTCTACTACGAGGTGCGCAACAAGCTGTGGGTGTTCCGCCTGTCGAAGGCGCTCCACGGCTGGGAGAAGCTGCTCTACATCGGGGCGACCGCCCGCCGCTGGCTGCGCACCTTCCGCGCCTCGTCCGACCGCGCACAGCTGCGCGACTGCCTGAAACGGGGCTGGCGCGACGGCTGGTTGCGCGCGCCGCGCTCGACCCGCGAGGTGCTGCGCGACACCGGGGTGCCGGTCGACGTGATGATCGAGGTCGAGCGCCTCTCGAAGCCGGGCCGCTAG